The following are encoded together in the Nocardioides okcheonensis genome:
- a CDS encoding electron transfer flavoprotein subunit alpha/FixB family protein, producing the protein MSEVLVVIDHAEGEVKKPTYELLTIARRLGEPSAVFFGSPAQGDAVAEKVKKYGAAKVYVVDDAPIKGFLVAPKAEALQQLAEKTSPAAILLPSTFENKEVAGRLAVKLGSGLITDAVDVQEGGVTTQSVFAGNYTVQAKVTTGTPIITVKPNSAAPEEAEGAATVEAFAATVSDAARGAQVVATQPRQSTGRPELTEAAIVVSGGRGTGGDFAPVEGFADSLGAAVGASRAAVDSGWMPHAFQVGQTGKTVSPQLYVANGISGAIQHRAGMQTSKTIVAVNKDPEAPIFELVDFGVVGDLHAVLPAATEKVNERKG; encoded by the coding sequence ATGTCTGAGGTTCTTGTCGTCATCGACCACGCCGAGGGCGAGGTCAAGAAGCCGACCTACGAGCTGCTGACCATCGCGCGCCGCCTCGGCGAGCCGTCCGCGGTGTTCTTCGGCTCGCCCGCCCAGGGCGACGCGGTCGCAGAGAAGGTCAAGAAGTACGGCGCCGCGAAGGTCTACGTCGTCGACGACGCCCCGATCAAGGGCTTCCTCGTCGCGCCGAAGGCCGAGGCGCTCCAGCAGCTCGCGGAGAAGACCAGCCCGGCGGCGATCCTGCTGCCGTCGACCTTCGAGAACAAGGAGGTCGCCGGTCGCCTGGCGGTCAAGCTCGGGTCGGGCCTGATCACCGACGCCGTCGACGTGCAGGAGGGTGGCGTCACCACCCAGTCGGTCTTCGCCGGCAACTACACCGTCCAGGCCAAGGTCACCACCGGCACGCCGATCATCACGGTCAAGCCGAACTCCGCCGCGCCGGAGGAGGCCGAGGGTGCTGCCACGGTCGAGGCGTTCGCCGCGACCGTGTCCGACGCGGCCCGCGGTGCGCAGGTCGTGGCGACCCAGCCGCGCCAGTCGACCGGTCGCCCGGAGCTGACCGAGGCCGCGATCGTGGTCTCCGGTGGTCGCGGCACCGGCGGCGACTTCGCGCCGGTCGAGGGCTTTGCCGACTCCCTGGGTGCGGCCGTCGGCGCGTCGCGCGCGGCGGTCGACTCCGGCTGGATGCCGCACGCCTTCCAGGTCGGCCAGACCGGCAAGACGGTCTCGCCGCAGCTCTACGTCGCCAACGGCATCTCGGGTGCGATCCAGCACCGTGCCGGCATGCAGACGTCGAAGACCATCGTCGCGGTCAACAAGGACCCCGAGGCGCCGATCTTCGAGCTCGTCGACTTCGGCGTCGTCGGCGACCTGCACGCCGTGCTGCCCGCCGCGACCGAGAAGGTCAACGAGCGCAAGGGCTGA
- a CDS encoding lysyl oxidase family protein produces MAPRTLLSTLACLGVAAAGLAAATVPTTATADAPSARAGAGAVLRLYAPDAVEAYGDGGRVWADIGVRMIAPQSNVEVWSHRASYDQPIVSEVRTPSGTTALPAGAMDDFSGLSGFIVMDVRKAGSSKKLVHRSIDACLSATGERVQPDAAPTSPYPRYCPWNPYTVGSVMGIQKGWAANVFESSGLRPFRLPDGTYVVETRVAKRFWPAFGLTADTATATTRMTVSAECHECRRPHPGATGRAADGPDAAPGPRPVAASNGRVAGPVPDLRSLPAFGIALNNKGTALRFSATVWNAGNSPLVIDGFRRPGGEVMDAYQYFFDAAGTQTGYQQVGTMEFHHANHNHWHFEDFARYDLLDADKAYVKKSRKQSFCLANTDAVDYTVPGADWQPENTDLATACGSEGALSIREVLAAGSGDTYAQYRAGQAFRIDGLPNGVYYIRVEGNPERNLTESDTTNNVADRRIRIGGTGADRWVKVAPLGDIVDPEIY; encoded by the coding sequence ATGGCACCTCGCACCCTCCTGTCGACCCTCGCCTGCCTCGGGGTCGCTGCCGCCGGTCTCGCCGCGGCCACCGTCCCCACGACCGCCACTGCCGACGCGCCGTCCGCGCGCGCCGGAGCAGGTGCGGTCCTCCGGCTCTACGCCCCCGACGCGGTCGAGGCCTACGGTGACGGCGGCCGCGTCTGGGCCGACATCGGCGTGCGCATGATCGCCCCCCAGTCCAACGTGGAGGTGTGGTCGCACCGCGCGTCCTACGACCAGCCGATCGTCTCCGAGGTCCGCACGCCCAGCGGGACGACCGCGCTCCCGGCGGGCGCGATGGACGACTTCAGCGGCCTGTCCGGCTTCATCGTGATGGACGTGCGCAAGGCAGGCAGCAGCAAGAAGCTCGTGCACCGCTCGATCGACGCGTGCCTGTCCGCCACCGGCGAGCGGGTCCAGCCGGACGCGGCGCCCACCTCGCCGTACCCGCGGTACTGCCCGTGGAACCCCTACACCGTCGGCTCCGTGATGGGCATCCAGAAGGGGTGGGCCGCCAACGTCTTCGAGTCCAGCGGCCTGCGCCCCTTCCGGCTGCCCGACGGGACGTACGTCGTGGAGACCCGGGTCGCCAAGCGGTTCTGGCCGGCGTTCGGCCTCACCGCCGACACCGCGACCGCGACGACCCGGATGACCGTCAGCGCCGAGTGCCACGAGTGCCGCCGCCCGCACCCGGGCGCCACCGGGCGTGCCGCCGACGGACCCGACGCGGCCCCCGGCCCCCGGCCCGTCGCGGCCTCGAACGGGCGCGTGGCCGGGCCGGTGCCCGACCTGCGCTCGCTCCCCGCGTTCGGCATCGCGCTCAACAACAAGGGCACCGCGCTGCGGTTCTCCGCGACGGTGTGGAACGCCGGCAACAGCCCGCTCGTCATCGACGGGTTCCGTCGTCCCGGCGGCGAGGTGATGGACGCCTACCAGTACTTCTTCGACGCCGCCGGCACCCAGACCGGCTACCAGCAGGTCGGGACCATGGAGTTCCACCACGCCAACCACAACCACTGGCACTTCGAGGACTTCGCGCGCTACGACCTGCTCGACGCCGACAAGGCGTACGTGAAGAAGTCGCGCAAGCAGTCCTTCTGCCTGGCCAACACCGACGCGGTCGACTACACCGTGCCCGGCGCCGACTGGCAGCCCGAGAACACCGACCTGGCCACCGCGTGCGGCAGCGAGGGCGCCCTGTCGATCCGCGAGGTCCTCGCGGCCGGCTCCGGCGACACCTACGCGCAGTACCGCGCCGGCCAGGCCTTCCGGATCGACGGCCTCCCCAACGGCGTCTACTACATCCGCGTCGAGGGCAACCCCGAGCGCAACCTCACCGAGTCCGACACCACCAACAACGTGGCGGACCGGCGGATCCGCATCGGCGGCACGGGCGCCGACCGCTGGGTGAAGGTGGCACCGCTGGGCGACATCGTCGACCCGGAGATCTACTGA
- a CDS encoding glutamate-5-semialdehyde dehydrogenase yields MTPSTTAEDGVREVAVRAREASHVLATATRSRKDAALHAMAAAVLDAAPAVLAANAEDVARAEASGTPGNIVDRLRLDDDRLAAMAQGLRDVAGLPDPVGEVVRGSTLANGLEMRQVRVPFGVVAMVYEARPNVTVDAAGICLKSGNAVLLRGSSNARSSNAALVEAMRGAVTAAGLPADVVQLVPGESRDSVTALMRARGLVDVLIPRGGAGLIRSVVEGSTVPVIETGVGNCHVYVDASADLDQALAIVLNAKTQRTSVCNAAESLLVHRDVADAFVPRVVAALQDAGVLVHGDPVFAARDGVVPATDEDHAAEFLALEISAAVVDDVEAAIAHVRRFSSGHTEAIVARDQATIRRFVAAVDSAAVLVNASTRFTDGGELGFGAEIGISTQKLHARGPMGLPEMTSTKYVVVGDGHVR; encoded by the coding sequence GTGACCCCCTCCACCACCGCCGAGGACGGCGTCCGCGAGGTCGCGGTGCGCGCCCGCGAGGCGAGCCACGTGCTCGCCACCGCCACCCGTTCGCGCAAGGACGCGGCGCTGCACGCGATGGCCGCCGCGGTCCTCGACGCGGCGCCCGCCGTGCTCGCCGCCAACGCCGAGGACGTGGCGCGAGCCGAGGCCTCCGGCACGCCGGGCAACATCGTCGACCGGCTGCGGCTCGACGACGACCGGCTCGCCGCGATGGCCCAGGGCCTGCGCGACGTGGCCGGGCTGCCCGACCCGGTCGGCGAGGTGGTGCGCGGCAGCACGCTGGCCAACGGCCTGGAGATGCGGCAGGTGCGGGTCCCGTTCGGGGTGGTGGCGATGGTCTACGAGGCGCGCCCCAACGTCACGGTCGACGCGGCCGGGATCTGCCTCAAGTCCGGCAACGCCGTCCTGCTGCGCGGGTCGTCGAACGCCCGGTCCAGCAACGCCGCCCTCGTCGAGGCGATGCGCGGCGCGGTGACCGCGGCCGGACTGCCCGCCGACGTGGTCCAGCTGGTGCCGGGGGAGTCGCGCGACAGCGTCACGGCGCTGATGCGGGCGCGGGGCCTGGTCGACGTGCTGATCCCGCGCGGCGGCGCCGGGCTGATCCGCAGCGTCGTCGAGGGCTCGACGGTGCCGGTCATCGAGACCGGGGTCGGCAACTGCCACGTCTACGTCGACGCGTCCGCCGACCTCGACCAGGCCCTCGCGATCGTGCTCAACGCCAAGACCCAGCGCACCAGCGTCTGCAACGCCGCCGAGTCGCTGCTGGTGCACCGCGACGTCGCCGACGCGTTCGTGCCGCGGGTCGTCGCGGCGCTGCAGGACGCCGGCGTGCTGGTGCACGGCGACCCGGTGTTCGCGGCCCGGGACGGGGTGGTTCCGGCGACCGACGAGGACCACGCGGCCGAGTTCCTCGCCCTCGAGATCTCCGCGGCGGTCGTCGACGACGTCGAGGCGGCCATCGCCCACGTCCGCCGCTTCTCCTCCGGCCACACCGAGGCGATCGTGGCGCGGGACCAGGCGACCATCCGGCGCTTCGTCGCGGCGGTCGACTCCGCGGCGGTGCTGGTCAACGCGTCCACGCGGTTCACCGACGGAGGCGAGCTGGGCTTCGGCGCCGAGATCGGCATCTCCACCCAGAAGCTGCACGCGCGCGGTCCGATGGGCCTGCCCGAGATGACCTCGACCAAGTACGTCGTCGTGGGCGACGGCCACGTGCGCTGA
- the nadD gene encoding nicotinate-nucleotide adenylyltransferase — MGGTFDPIHHGHLVAASEVQSWFDLDEVVFVPTGDPWQKSERDVTAAEHRYLMTVVATAANPRFNVSRVDIDRTGRTYTIDTLRDLRTEMPDAELFFITGADALADIFTWRDAEELFELANFVGCTRPGYTMDPATLAKIPSDRVTMVEIPALAISSTDCRDRKRRGEPVWYLVPDGVVQYIAKHDLYTSPSSKDPA, encoded by the coding sequence ATGGGCGGCACCTTCGACCCCATCCACCACGGCCACCTGGTGGCCGCCTCCGAGGTCCAGTCGTGGTTCGACCTCGACGAGGTCGTCTTCGTCCCCACCGGTGACCCCTGGCAGAAGAGCGAGCGCGACGTCACCGCGGCCGAGCACCGCTACCTCATGACGGTGGTGGCGACCGCGGCCAACCCGCGCTTCAACGTCTCCCGGGTCGACATCGACCGGACCGGGCGGACCTACACGATCGACACCCTGCGCGACCTGCGCACCGAGATGCCCGACGCGGAGTTGTTCTTCATCACCGGGGCCGACGCGCTCGCCGACATCTTCACCTGGCGCGACGCCGAGGAGCTCTTCGAGCTCGCCAACTTCGTCGGCTGCACGCGGCCCGGCTACACGATGGACCCCGCGACGCTCGCCAAGATCCCGTCCGACCGGGTCACGATGGTCGAGATCCCGGCGCTGGCGATCTCCTCCACCGACTGCCGCGACCGCAAGCGCCGCGGCGAGCCCGTCTGGTACCTCGTCCCCGACGGTGTGGTCCAGTACATCGCCAAGCACGACCTCTACACCTCTCCCAGCAGCAAGGACCCCGCATGA
- the rsfS gene encoding ribosome silencing factor — protein sequence MTATDHALDLVAVAAQAAHDKKADQVLAFDVSDQLAITDAFLLASASNERAVGAIVDEVEDKLREAGAKPIRREGHKEGRWVLLDYGDIVVHVQHEEERSFYALERLWADCPVIPLTLT from the coding sequence ATGACTGCCACCGACCACGCCCTCGACCTCGTCGCCGTCGCCGCCCAGGCGGCGCACGACAAGAAGGCCGACCAGGTCCTGGCGTTCGACGTCAGCGACCAGCTCGCCATCACCGACGCCTTCCTGCTGGCCAGCGCCAGCAACGAGCGGGCCGTCGGCGCGATCGTCGACGAGGTCGAGGACAAGCTCCGCGAGGCCGGCGCCAAGCCGATCCGGCGCGAGGGGCACAAGGAGGGGCGCTGGGTGCTGCTCGACTACGGCGACATCGTCGTGCACGTCCAGCACGAGGAGGAGCGCTCGTTCTACGCCCTCGAGCGACTGTGGGCCGACTGCCCGGTCATCCCGCTCACCCTGACGTGA
- a CDS encoding histidine phosphatase family protein, producing the protein MRRIVLLRHGRTAWNDSGRAQGHADVPLDDVGAAQAKAVAPVLAAMRPVSLWSSDLARAAATAAAVGAECGLEPVLDARLREFDIGPNRVGLTSEQYAAAHPGEHADLLAGNIDAIPGRETRDDVLGRFLPALTAYAEGLGDGETGVLVSHGAALRVVVPAFLGWGDEPGESLGVLANCGWIELTHSASVWTGGEARWRLDAWNRVAP; encoded by the coding sequence GTGAGGCGGATCGTCCTCCTGCGCCACGGTCGCACCGCCTGGAACGACTCGGGGCGGGCGCAGGGGCACGCCGACGTGCCGCTCGACGACGTCGGCGCCGCGCAGGCCAAGGCCGTGGCGCCGGTCCTCGCCGCGATGCGCCCGGTCTCGCTGTGGTCCTCCGACCTCGCCCGCGCAGCCGCCACGGCGGCCGCCGTGGGCGCCGAGTGCGGCCTCGAGCCCGTCCTCGACGCGCGGCTGCGCGAGTTCGACATCGGTCCGAACCGCGTGGGCCTGACCTCCGAGCAGTACGCCGCCGCGCACCCGGGCGAGCACGCCGACCTGCTCGCGGGCAACATCGACGCGATCCCCGGCCGCGAGACCCGCGACGACGTGCTGGGTCGCTTCCTGCCCGCGCTCACGGCGTACGCCGAGGGCCTCGGCGACGGCGAGACCGGTGTACTGGTCTCCCACGGCGCCGCGCTGCGCGTGGTCGTGCCGGCGTTCCTCGGCTGGGGCGACGAGCCGGGGGAGAGCCTCGGGGTGCTCGCCAACTGCGGCTGGATCGAGCTGACCCACTCCGCGTCGGTCTGGACCGGCGGCGAGGCACGCTGGCGGCTGGACGCCTGGAACCGGGTGGCCCCGTGA
- a CDS encoding DUF4112 domain-containing protein: MTDRAREVDVAASRRLARVMDDAVTVPGTKIGIGADALLGLVPGIGDALGSALSGIIVRDAIRARVPVVVLARMGLNLLVDAVLGLVPGIGDLLDVAHRANRKNLRLLLREVEREPLREPPSAAYVAGAVALMLVPVVAGVVAMVVGIWLLWRLLT; the protein is encoded by the coding sequence GTGACCGACCGCGCGCGCGAGGTCGACGTCGCAGCCAGCCGTCGGCTCGCGCGGGTGATGGACGACGCCGTCACCGTCCCCGGCACGAAGATCGGGATCGGCGCGGACGCCCTGCTCGGCCTGGTCCCGGGCATCGGCGACGCGCTCGGCAGCGCGCTCTCCGGGATCATCGTCCGCGACGCGATCCGCGCCCGGGTCCCGGTGGTGGTGCTGGCGCGGATGGGCCTCAACCTGCTGGTCGACGCCGTGCTGGGCCTCGTCCCCGGCATCGGGGACCTCCTCGACGTCGCCCACCGGGCGAACCGCAAGAACCTCCGCCTGCTGCTGCGCGAGGTCGAGCGGGAGCCGCTGCGCGAGCCTCCCTCGGCCGCCTACGTCGCCGGGGCGGTGGCCCTCATGCTGGTCCCGGTCGTGGCCGGCGTGGTCGCCATGGTGGTCGGGATCTGGCTGCTGTGGCGGCTGCTCACCTAG
- the rocD gene encoding ornithine--oxo-acid transaminase, with amino-acid sequence MTASDLSTSTTAEGVSERTAAHIDATERHAAHNYHPLPVVLARGEGAWVVDVDGKRYLDCLAGYSALNFGHSNERLVAVAREQLGTLTLTSRAFFNDKLSGFAEALTRLTGKDMILPMNSGAEAVETAIKVSRKWGYEVKGVPAGQATIITMEGNFHGRTTTIVSFSDDDVATSGYAPFTTGFRSAKYGDIEAIAAAIDETTVGVLFEPIQGEGGVVMPPEGFLTRLRELCTERNVLMIADEIQSGLARSGKTFACDHEGVVPDIYIMGKALGGGIYPVSAIAADRDVMDVITPGSHGSTFGGNPLAAAIGTEVVAMLEEGTFQARSAEIGEQLTAGFGPLVGQGLSDVRVRGAWAGIDIDPSLMTGRQMSEALMARGILAKDTHGSTVRFAPPLVASDEDVAVLVTAVTEILAAARA; translated from the coding sequence ATGACCGCGTCTGACCTCTCCACCAGCACCACCGCCGAGGGCGTCTCGGAGCGCACGGCCGCCCACATCGACGCCACCGAGCGCCACGCCGCGCACAACTACCACCCGCTCCCGGTCGTGCTCGCGCGCGGCGAGGGCGCCTGGGTGGTCGACGTCGACGGCAAGCGCTACCTCGACTGCCTCGCGGGCTACTCCGCGCTCAACTTCGGGCACTCCAACGAGCGCCTCGTCGCCGTGGCGCGTGAGCAGCTCGGCACGCTCACGCTGACCAGCCGCGCGTTCTTCAACGACAAGCTCAGCGGCTTCGCCGAGGCGCTGACCCGCCTGACCGGCAAGGACATGATCCTGCCGATGAACTCCGGCGCCGAGGCCGTCGAGACGGCGATCAAGGTGAGCCGCAAGTGGGGCTACGAGGTGAAGGGCGTGCCGGCCGGGCAGGCCACGATCATCACCATGGAGGGCAACTTCCACGGCCGCACCACCACGATCGTGAGCTTCTCCGACGACGACGTCGCGACCTCGGGCTACGCGCCGTTCACCACCGGCTTCCGCAGCGCGAAGTACGGCGACATCGAGGCGATCGCCGCGGCGATCGACGAGACCACGGTCGGCGTGCTCTTCGAGCCGATCCAGGGCGAGGGCGGCGTGGTCATGCCGCCCGAGGGCTTCCTGACCCGGCTCCGCGAGCTCTGCACCGAGCGCAACGTGCTGATGATCGCCGACGAGATCCAGTCCGGCCTGGCCCGCTCGGGCAAGACCTTCGCCTGCGACCACGAGGGCGTCGTCCCCGACATCTACATCATGGGCAAGGCGCTCGGCGGCGGCATCTACCCCGTCTCCGCCATCGCCGCCGACCGCGACGTCATGGACGTCATCACCCCCGGCTCGCACGGCTCGACGTTCGGCGGCAACCCGCTGGCCGCGGCCATCGGCACCGAGGTCGTCGCGATGCTCGAGGAGGGCACCTTCCAGGCCCGCTCCGCCGAGATCGGCGAGCAGCTCACGGCCGGCTTCGGGCCGCTGGTGGGCCAGGGCCTGTCCGACGTCCGGGTGCGCGGCGCCTGGGCCGGCATCGACATCGACCCGAGCCTGATGACCGGTCGCCAGATGTCCGAGGCGCTCATGGCGCGCGGCATCCTCGCCAAGGACACCCACGGCTCGACCGTCCGCTTCGCCCCGCCGCTGGTCGCCAGCGACGAGGACGTCGCCGTGCTGGTCACCGCGGTCACCGAGATCCTCGCCGCCGCCCGCGCCTGA
- a CDS encoding DUF6226 family protein encodes MAARFDHLVVAVEDLDEAAARWSAAGLRAGRGGAHPVGTENVLVRGPGRAYVELIAAGRDEHNPWLDRVRGARGPISWAVAVDDVEAARTTLAAAGFEPGPAVPGSRRTPDGDVVEWVVCDIGSQPYDWTLPFLIQWTTPMPPGPADGPVVEWLGLTPPDPDRVADLLLALGFAPSAHWPRRVLHDGAGLQVTLSPVGEPVDVPGGAVVLVGAEAEPPRDEPLASLTLAVPSGDLAGHLLDGVAVSTRSDRRRFPAASLLPAVDEAFARMRGDLADWPNPHPVGVPPAEEEYSRRDRPERYRLLAARTDAWVDAVVGAGLGTAERVDPGAVAWVDPSPLPASRTTVLRGRPGTLAVVVALLDDETFVRVGVGEPVEVLDLQPDCGCDACDTGSADLLEAVDAAFLLALSGGVHVVRAGDRVVRRSLDGWSGTGSFGLDEAERWLAEAADGRRTDGVVAGEPWLSRAD; translated from the coding sequence GTGGCAGCCCGCTTCGACCACCTGGTCGTCGCCGTCGAGGACCTCGACGAGGCGGCGGCCCGGTGGTCCGCGGCCGGGCTGCGCGCCGGGCGTGGGGGAGCGCACCCCGTCGGCACGGAGAACGTGCTGGTGCGGGGTCCCGGTCGGGCCTACGTCGAGCTGATCGCGGCCGGCCGCGACGAGCACAACCCGTGGCTCGACCGCGTCCGTGGGGCGCGCGGGCCGATCTCGTGGGCGGTCGCCGTCGACGACGTCGAGGCCGCGCGCACGACGCTGGCGGCCGCCGGCTTCGAGCCGGGTCCGGCCGTGCCGGGATCGCGGCGCACCCCGGACGGTGACGTCGTCGAGTGGGTGGTGTGCGACATCGGTTCCCAGCCCTACGACTGGACCCTCCCGTTCCTCATCCAGTGGACGACCCCGATGCCGCCCGGCCCTGCGGACGGACCGGTGGTCGAGTGGCTGGGGCTCACCCCGCCCGACCCCGACCGGGTCGCCGACCTGCTGCTCGCGCTCGGGTTCGCGCCGAGCGCGCACTGGCCACGCCGGGTGCTCCACGACGGTGCGGGCCTCCAGGTCACGCTGTCACCGGTCGGCGAGCCGGTCGACGTCCCGGGCGGCGCCGTCGTCCTCGTCGGCGCGGAGGCCGAGCCTCCCCGCGACGAGCCGCTCGCCTCGCTCACCCTCGCCGTCCCGTCCGGTGACCTCGCCGGGCACCTGCTCGACGGGGTCGCGGTGTCGACGCGGTCCGACCGCCGCCGCTTCCCCGCCGCCTCCCTGCTCCCGGCCGTCGACGAGGCCTTCGCCCGGATGCGCGGCGACCTTGCCGACTGGCCGAACCCGCACCCGGTCGGGGTCCCACCGGCGGAGGAGGAGTACTCCCGCCGCGACCGCCCGGAGCGCTACCGCCTGCTCGCCGCGCGGACCGACGCCTGGGTCGACGCGGTCGTCGGCGCGGGCCTCGGCACGGCCGAGCGGGTCGACCCGGGCGCGGTGGCGTGGGTGGACCCGTCGCCCCTGCCCGCCAGTCGCACGACGGTCCTGCGCGGTCGCCCGGGCACGCTCGCGGTGGTGGTCGCGCTGCTCGACGACGAGACGTTCGTCCGGGTGGGTGTGGGCGAGCCCGTCGAGGTGCTCGACCTCCAGCCCGACTGCGGCTGCGACGCCTGCGACACCGGGTCGGCCGACCTGCTCGAGGCCGTCGACGCGGCGTTCCTGCTGGCCCTGTCGGGTGGCGTCCACGTGGTGCGCGCCGGCGACCGGGTGGTGCGTCGCTCGCTCGACGGCTGGAGCGGCACGGGCTCCTTCGGGCTCGACGAGGCGGAGCGCTGGCTCGCCGAGGCGGCCGACGGACGGCGTACGGACGGCGTCGTCGCGGGCGAGCCCTGGCTCAGCCGAGCCGACTGA
- a CDS encoding ankyrin repeat domain-containing protein has translation MSHGDYKAFFAAACAGDVALVEHHLDAGVDVDFVHPELQSTALVAAIEDGREDVALLLLDRGAAPDLRSPLEGTTPLEAARSAGLARVVSRLG, from the coding sequence ATGTCGCACGGCGACTACAAGGCGTTCTTCGCCGCCGCCTGCGCGGGTGACGTCGCGCTCGTCGAGCACCACCTCGACGCGGGCGTCGACGTCGACTTCGTCCACCCCGAGCTGCAGTCCACCGCGCTCGTCGCCGCCATCGAGGACGGTCGCGAGGACGTCGCGCTGCTGCTCCTCGACCGGGGCGCCGCACCCGACCTCAGGTCGCCGCTGGAGGGGACGACGCCGCTCGAGGCCGCCCGCTCGGCCGGACTCGCGCGGGTCGTCAGTCGGCTCGGCTGA
- a CDS encoding SDR family NAD(P)-dependent oxidoreductase, giving the protein MGVMDLFRLDDKVVIVTGASSGLGVAFAHVFAEAGADVVLGARRADKLERVAESVRSTGRRVLTVETDVADPEQCQRLVDAAMEKFGRVDVLVNNAGVGTAVPATRETPEQFRSVIDVNLNGCYWMAQACGRVMQPGSSIINISSILGITTGGLPQAAYSASKAGLGGLTRDLAQQWTGRKGIRVNALAPGFFTSEMTETYPEGYLDLALQRVPAGRKGDPHELAATAVWLASDAAGYVTGQMIPVDGGLTIG; this is encoded by the coding sequence ATGGGAGTCATGGACCTGTTCCGCCTCGACGACAAGGTCGTCATCGTCACCGGCGCCTCCAGCGGGCTGGGCGTCGCCTTCGCGCACGTCTTCGCCGAGGCGGGGGCCGACGTCGTGCTCGGTGCCCGTCGCGCCGACAAGCTCGAGCGGGTCGCCGAGTCGGTGCGCTCGACGGGTCGCCGCGTGCTCACCGTCGAGACCGACGTGGCCGACCCCGAGCAGTGCCAGCGGCTCGTCGACGCCGCGATGGAGAAGTTCGGCCGGGTCGACGTGCTGGTCAACAACGCCGGCGTCGGCACCGCCGTCCCGGCCACCCGCGAGACCCCGGAGCAGTTCCGCTCGGTGATCGACGTCAACCTCAACGGCTGCTACTGGATGGCGCAGGCGTGCGGCCGGGTCATGCAGCCCGGGTCGAGCATCATCAACATCTCCTCGATCCTCGGGATCACGACCGGCGGCCTGCCGCAGGCGGCGTACTCCGCCTCCAAGGCCGGCCTCGGCGGCCTCACCCGCGACCTCGCGCAGCAGTGGACCGGTCGCAAGGGCATCCGGGTCAACGCCCTCGCGCCCGGTTTCTTCACCTCCGAGATGACCGAGACCTACCCCGAGGGCTACCTCGACCTCGCGCTCCAGCGGGTGCCGGCGGGGCGCAAGGGCGACCCGCACGAGCTCGCCGCGACCGCCGTGTGGCTGGCCTCCGACGCCGCGGGCTACGTCACCGGCCAGATGATCCCGGTCGACGGCGGCCTGACCATCGGCTGA